A portion of the Sulfuricurvum kujiense DSM 16994 genome contains these proteins:
- a CDS encoding EAL and HDOD domain-containing protein encodes MGSSYIGRQPIVNERGALFAYDLFSSAQSASEHATETLVNDLQSSFGIDKIIGKRLGFIRADHQFIFHELFGLLPKESIVYAVLEESVVDKELCDSLEKLRGQGYRFALNDFAYTPENIEKFSPLFPYLEYVKIDIPRSPRIKREDVEQLKQQELTVIGAKIESHDIHAQCVAKGFSYFQGYFISKPKVLENPSFSLDQTAVIQLWNMLQSDADINALVKAFELNHMVSLKLIRFVNSAVFALRNPVSSVRHVLTLMGREPLARWIMLLMFSEAKESDQNNIPLMLMVVNRTELMTQLLTLIKPNATESQQATAYFVGMLSLIHLLFNIPHREALKKLNVTPEIERALFEGDGFYGELLTTVRSIEMLDTEGIDKFLEKHSLEREVLEPLIASAMEKVNQFDEAMG; translated from the coding sequence ATGGGAAGCAGCTATATCGGTCGTCAGCCTATTGTTAATGAACGGGGGGCCTTATTCGCTTATGATCTTTTTTCTTCCGCGCAAAGCGCAAGCGAACACGCAACGGAAACACTGGTCAATGATCTTCAAAGTTCATTCGGAATTGATAAAATTATCGGAAAACGGCTCGGGTTTATTCGTGCGGATCATCAGTTTATATTTCATGAGCTTTTTGGACTTTTACCGAAAGAGAGTATCGTTTATGCGGTGTTGGAAGAGAGTGTTGTTGATAAGGAGCTATGCGACTCATTAGAAAAGCTTAGGGGACAAGGATACCGTTTTGCGCTCAATGACTTTGCCTATACGCCTGAAAATATAGAGAAATTTTCTCCTTTGTTCCCATATTTGGAGTATGTTAAGATCGATATCCCCCGCAGTCCCCGGATTAAACGAGAGGATGTAGAGCAGCTCAAACAACAGGAATTGACCGTAATCGGAGCAAAAATCGAGTCTCATGATATCCATGCACAGTGTGTCGCCAAAGGGTTTTCGTATTTTCAGGGGTATTTCATCTCAAAGCCGAAAGTTCTTGAAAACCCTTCCTTTTCACTTGATCAAACGGCAGTTATTCAGTTATGGAACATGCTCCAAAGCGATGCGGATATTAATGCGTTGGTGAAAGCGTTTGAACTGAACCACATGGTGAGTTTAAAACTGATCCGTTTTGTAAATTCAGCCGTATTCGCACTCCGTAACCCTGTTTCATCCGTCCGTCATGTGCTTACACTAATGGGGAGAGAACCTCTGGCACGCTGGATAATGCTGCTGATGTTTTCCGAAGCGAAGGAATCGGATCAAAATAATATCCCCCTAATGCTAATGGTAGTGAACCGGACAGAACTGATGACGCAGTTATTGACGTTGATCAAACCGAATGCGACGGAATCGCAACAGGCAACCGCCTATTTTGTCGGAATGCTCTCTTTGATCCATCTTCTTTTTAATATTCCCCACCGCGAAGCTCTCAAGAAGCTAAACGTTACCCCCGAAATCGAACGAGCGCTGTTTGAAGGGGACGGTTTTTACGGCGAGCTATTGACAACGGTACGTTCAATCGAGATGCTCGATACCGAGGGAATAGACAAGTTTTTAGAGAAACATTCTCTAGAACGCGAAGTATTGGAACCGCTGATCGCTTCGGCTATGGAAAAAGTAAATCAGTTTGATGAGGCGATGGGATAA
- a CDS encoding putative urea ABC transporter substrate-binding protein: MKHSLTQCTSAAGSSKLTSPKLSTRISLAVLALAVASTTMFAAPKTNFKVAWTIYAGWMPWDYGARKGIVKKWADKYGIKIDVVQLNDYVESINQYSAGSFDGCVMTNMDALTIPAAGGVDSTAVIIGDYSNGNDGIVSKSANSMKDLKGQKINLVEYSVSHYLLERGLASAGLKAKDVKTINTSDADIVSAFNSPSMKNVVTWNPQLGEVKKVKNAKLLFDSSKIPGEIIDMMVVNTQTLKENPKLGKALTGAWFEIMGIMSKNDAKGIEARTLMAKASGASLKEYQAQLATTKMLYGRRSCEIYRRSKTDHNHGRSEQVFVCTRIIGRQS; this comes from the coding sequence ATGAAACATTCACTCACACAGTGCACATCCGCTGCAGGCTCATCCAAACTAACATCACCAAAGCTTTCCACACGTATTTCTCTGGCTGTTTTGGCTCTTGCCGTTGCGTCGACTACTATGTTTGCCGCTCCGAAAACCAACTTTAAAGTTGCATGGACCATTTATGCGGGCTGGATGCCCTGGGATTACGGCGCCCGAAAAGGGATCGTCAAAAAATGGGCCGATAAATACGGTATTAAAATCGATGTCGTTCAGCTCAATGATTATGTAGAGTCGATCAATCAATACTCGGCGGGCTCGTTTGACGGGTGTGTCATGACCAATATGGATGCATTGACCATTCCGGCGGCGGGAGGGGTAGATTCAACTGCCGTAATTATCGGTGACTACTCAAACGGAAATGACGGGATCGTTTCAAAAAGTGCTAATAGCATGAAAGATCTTAAAGGTCAGAAAATCAATCTGGTCGAGTATTCGGTATCACATTATCTGTTGGAACGGGGATTGGCATCTGCAGGCTTGAAGGCTAAAGACGTCAAAACAATCAATACATCGGATGCGGATATCGTTTCGGCATTCAATTCTCCTTCTATGAAAAATGTGGTGACATGGAACCCGCAGCTTGGGGAAGTGAAAAAAGTTAAAAATGCCAAGCTTTTGTTTGATTCCAGCAAAATTCCCGGCGAGATCATCGATATGATGGTTGTAAATACCCAAACTTTGAAAGAGAACCCGAAATTGGGCAAAGCATTAACGGGGGCATGGTTTGAAATCATGGGAATCATGTCGAAAAACGATGCAAAAGGTATTGAAGCGCGTACGTTGATGGCTAAAGCTTCGGGAGCATCACTCAAAGAGTACCAAGCACAGCTTGCAACCACCAAAATGTTATACGGCCGGCGAAGCTGTGAAATTTACCGAAGATCCAAAACTGATCACAACCATGGGAGAAGTGAGCAAGTTTTCGTTTGCACACGGATTATTGGGAGACAAAGCTAA
- a CDS encoding ABC transporter permease, whose translation MRLINLNAGRFSPLLKILPFVILGLVYWIAADARHALNPEDKLLPTFEAIGEAVKTMVMEPDELTEEPILYTDTVASLNRIAQGLGIATAVGLILGIVQGTLPLFRSLLSPFSAAVSLIPPIAILPILLIIFGLEESAKVALIAIGVAPFLIRDTQQRSMELSEELLIKVQTLGASTWQIILRVVLPHVMPRLLDALRLSLGAAWLFLITAEAIASSEGLGYRIFLMRRYMEMDVILPYVAWITLLAFLMDWILAVIIRRAFPWYRKEK comes from the coding sequence ATGCGTTTGATCAATCTGAATGCTGGACGGTTTTCACCGCTTTTAAAAATATTGCCGTTTGTGATTCTCGGATTGGTCTATTGGATTGCTGCAGATGCGCGTCACGCCCTAAATCCGGAAGACAAGCTTCTTCCGACATTTGAAGCGATCGGCGAAGCGGTAAAAACGATGGTCATGGAACCGGATGAATTAACCGAAGAGCCGATTTTGTACACCGATACGGTTGCGAGTCTGAACCGGATTGCACAAGGATTGGGGATTGCTACGGCTGTCGGCCTGATATTGGGGATCGTACAGGGGACGTTACCTCTGTTTCGTTCACTTCTTTCCCCGTTTTCGGCAGCAGTATCGTTAATACCGCCGATCGCGATATTGCCAATACTGTTGATCATTTTCGGGCTGGAAGAATCGGCTAAAGTGGCGCTGATCGCTATCGGTGTGGCTCCGTTTCTGATCCGTGATACGCAGCAGCGTTCCATGGAACTTTCCGAAGAGCTCTTGATCAAGGTGCAAACCTTGGGGGCATCGACATGGCAGATCATTCTGCGTGTCGTTTTACCCCATGTTATGCCACGTCTGCTGGATGCGCTCAGACTTTCACTGGGTGCGGCATGGCTTTTTCTCATTACGGCGGAAGCGATCGCGTCTTCGGAAGGTTTGGGATACCGTATCTTTTTGATGCGCCGCTACATGGAGATGGATGTCATTTTACCGTACGTCGCGTGGATCACGCTGCTGGCATTTCTTATGGACTGGATACTTGCGGTGATCATTCGCAGAGCATTTCCATGGTATCGGAAGGAGAAATAA
- a CDS encoding ABC transporter ATP-binding protein encodes MSYLQIRNVWKTYDDNVILEKLNFTIEKGEFCTLIGPSGCGKSTFLRMLLGKESPTRGTILLEGEPLSNEPGSDRGVVFQKYTLFPHLRALENVMLGLEMEHSAFLGKAFGSARRRIKEEAMEMIKAVGLEQSAHKYPSELSGGMQQRLSIAQALVKKPKILLLDEPFGALDPGSRSDMQELVHGLWQTYGLTAFMVTHDVKEAFELGTRLLVFDKVRNDPHSPNAYGATVVNDIKLDKNKRKNKGEGHVDHDETIIA; translated from the coding sequence ATGAGTTATTTGCAAATCCGTAATGTATGGAAAACCTACGATGATAACGTCATTCTTGAAAAACTCAATTTCACGATCGAAAAAGGGGAATTTTGTACCCTTATCGGACCGTCAGGATGCGGAAAAAGCACCTTTTTGCGAATGCTTTTAGGGAAGGAGAGCCCGACTCGCGGGACAATTTTGCTTGAGGGCGAGCCGCTCTCGAATGAGCCGGGGAGCGACAGAGGTGTCGTATTTCAAAAATACACCCTGTTCCCGCATCTAAGAGCATTGGAAAACGTGATGCTGGGACTGGAGATGGAACACTCTGCATTTCTGGGCAAAGCGTTCGGAAGCGCACGCCGCCGGATTAAAGAGGAAGCGATGGAGATGATCAAAGCGGTAGGGTTGGAGCAATCGGCGCACAAGTACCCTTCTGAACTCTCAGGAGGGATGCAGCAGCGTCTCTCTATCGCTCAGGCTTTGGTGAAAAAGCCGAAGATATTGTTGCTGGATGAGCCGTTCGGCGCACTTGATCCTGGAAGCCGATCCGATATGCAGGAGCTGGTTCACGGATTATGGCAGACCTACGGGCTGACCGCATTTATGGTGACACATGATGTCAAAGAGGCTTTTGAGCTCGGCACCAGATTGCTGGTGTTTGATAAAGTCCGTAACGATCCGCACTCACCGAATGCCTACGGCGCTACGGTCGTCAATGATATAAAACTTGATAAAAATAAACGAAAAAATAAAGGAGAAGGGCATGTCGACCATGATGAAACCATTATCGCCTGA
- a CDS encoding urea amidolyase associated protein UAAP1: MSTMMKPLSPETILFDEVLPGGGRWSKIIRKGQVLRILNTEATSGLSALFYNVHERTERYNAADTVKIQYNAYLKQGKALYSDMGRILMSIIEDSCETHDTVCGYTMAADVEKLCGLGNYQAKRNCYYKNDFDNFLVEVGKYGMGRRDIMPCLNLFADAKIGERGELIFREDTVPAGSFIELRAEMDVLVILSNTVHVLSTNETYDVKPVNLTVYQGDAVAEDDICVIDSERSERAFVNTRNYMKQFTQGGGNV; this comes from the coding sequence ATGTCGACCATGATGAAACCATTATCGCCTGAGACTATCCTCTTTGATGAGGTACTGCCGGGCGGAGGACGCTGGAGCAAGATCATTCGCAAAGGTCAGGTGCTTCGAATCCTGAATACCGAAGCGACAAGCGGCCTTTCGGCCCTTTTTTATAACGTCCATGAACGGACCGAGCGCTATAACGCGGCCGATACGGTCAAGATTCAATATAACGCGTATCTAAAGCAAGGCAAAGCACTCTATTCGGACATGGGCCGTATTTTGATGTCGATTATTGAAGACAGTTGTGAGACGCACGATACGGTGTGCGGTTATACCATGGCAGCCGATGTCGAAAAACTTTGCGGACTCGGAAACTATCAGGCCAAGCGTAATTGCTATTACAAAAACGATTTTGATAATTTCCTCGTGGAAGTAGGAAAATACGGGATGGGACGCCGCGATATCATGCCGTGTCTCAACCTTTTCGCCGATGCGAAGATCGGTGAACGCGGAGAACTGATCTTCCGAGAGGACACTGTGCCTGCGGGGAGCTTTATCGAACTGCGTGCCGAGATGGATGTCCTCGTAATCCTGTCAAATACCGTGCATGTGCTGAGCACCAATGAAACGTACGATGTCAAACCGGTGAATCTGACCGTCTATCAGGGAGATGCCGTGGCAGAAGATGATATATGTGTGATTGATTCGGAGCGAAGCGAGCGCGCATTTGTCAACACCAGAAATTATATGAAACAGTTTACTCAAGGAGGCGGAAATGTCTGA
- a CDS encoding urea amidolyase associated protein UAAP2 yields the protein MSEMITVDLTLNEPIYDETIPAGEPWYHVVKAGEVLRIVDLEGCQAVDTLFYNANDVTERYSAPQTIVRQKNIFVETGTELVSNLGNTMMKVISDTCGRHDTLGGACSAESNTVRYALDKLDMHSCRDNYLLALGQMGMDKRDLVSNINFFMNVPVEADGTLAIIDGISTPGSTIELIALMDTLVLISNCPQLNNPCNAFNPTPVRLSIYKPF from the coding sequence ATGTCTGAGATGATTACGGTCGATTTGACTTTGAATGAACCTATCTATGATGAGACGATACCTGCCGGAGAGCCTTGGTACCATGTTGTGAAAGCGGGCGAAGTGCTGCGGATCGTCGATTTGGAAGGGTGCCAGGCTGTGGATACCCTTTTTTACAATGCCAATGACGTCACAGAACGCTACAGCGCTCCTCAAACCATCGTACGACAAAAGAACATCTTTGTCGAAACGGGTACCGAACTCGTTTCCAATTTGGGAAATACGATGATGAAAGTGATCAGCGATACCTGCGGGCGCCACGATACACTGGGCGGTGCATGCAGTGCCGAGAGCAATACGGTTCGCTACGCGCTGGATAAACTCGATATGCATTCGTGCCGGGACAATTATCTTTTGGCATTGGGACAAATGGGGATGGACAAGCGCGATCTCGTGAGCAATATCAATTTTTTCATGAATGTGCCGGTCGAAGCGGACGGGACACTGGCCATCATAGACGGGATTTCCACCCCCGGCAGTACGATCGAATTGATCGCATTGATGGATACCCTGGTATTGATCTCGAACTGTCCGCAGCTTAATAACCCGTGCAATGCGTTCAATCCTACACCGGTAAGACTGAGCATCTATAAACCTTTTTAA
- the uca gene encoding urea carboxylase produces the protein MFAKVLIANRGEIACRIIRTLKKMKIASVAVYSHADAGSLHVMMADEAICLGEPPAKESYLDVEKIIQAAKETGADAIHPGYGFLSENAAFSRRCAQEGIVFIGPTPKHMEDFGLKHTARSMAKAQNVPLLPGTELLENVQEALRAAQEIGYPVMLKSTAGGGGIGMQLCYGAEDLENGFESVGRLSKSNFSQGGIYLEKFVASARHIEVQIFGDGKGDVIALGERDCSLQRRNQKVIEETPAPGLSEEVRDALRSAAVNLARSASYKSAGTVEFVYDTTEEKFYFLEVNTRLQVEHGVTEEIFGVDLVEWMILEAAGELGDVLKKSYTPSGHSIQVRVYAEDPLKNFQPSSGVLSEVVFSENIRCETWIERGSAISPYYDPMIAKLIVHSSSRDEAIEAMKSALSETTLYGIVTNIGYLKSVLDEEVFAKGEQTTKYLGTLNYSPAIVEVIKPGTHTTVQSAPGRIGYWDIGVPPSGPMDSLSFRLGNRLLGNDEKAPGLEMTVTGSTLKFHFPTRIVLTGAAMKAQLNGAEAAYWETIEISAGDILKMGIIEGAGARTYLLIDGGFDVPEYLGSTATFTLGEFGGHAGRILQIGDQLSTHRSDEKKFQAVLDAALRPQMAKEWKIGVIYGPHGAPDFFKEEYIETFFATDWEVHYNSNRTGVRLIGPKPLWAREDGGEAGLHPSNLHDNAYAIGTVDFTGDMPVILGPDGPSLGGFVCPVTIVGAELWKMGQLGPKDRVRFIPMTYDDAVKMERDLEAKIAGLEGTLPSLPAPTVTNPVVAEIAANDRHDAVKIRLSGDHYILIEFGPMELDLTLRFQVHELMRRLKADNDVRLIDLTPGIRSLQIHYESQTLSLTELLEKVKGELSRMPATRDIIVPSRTVYLPLSWDDPSTKLAIEKYMQSVRDDAPWCPSNIEFIRRMNGLNGIEDVQNILFEAEYLIMGLGDVYLGAPVAVPVDPRHRLVTTKYNPARTWTPENAVGIGGTYMCVYGMEGPGGYQFVGRTVQMWNRYKSTTDFKLGKPWLLEFFDRIRFYPVSQNELAQMRKDFINGTFSLRIEEGEFSLAEYLEFLETNRESIDAFKTIQQESFNAERQRWEASGISAYVSETLETDDESDFAEIPEGCEAVSSFLSGNVWEISVKAGDTVREGDTLVIIEAMKSEVMIESPVAGEVVEVLCVQGDTVHTGHTLVIIKTEGV, from the coding sequence ATGTTTGCTAAAGTACTGATAGCTAACCGTGGAGAGATAGCGTGCCGTATTATCCGTACTCTCAAGAAAATGAAGATCGCTTCTGTCGCGGTCTATTCGCATGCCGATGCCGGATCACTTCATGTGATGATGGCGGATGAAGCGATATGTTTGGGGGAGCCGCCTGCAAAAGAGAGTTATCTGGATGTAGAGAAAATTATCCAAGCGGCGAAAGAGACGGGTGCCGATGCGATTCATCCCGGATACGGTTTTTTGAGTGAAAATGCAGCATTCTCACGTCGATGTGCGCAAGAGGGGATCGTGTTTATCGGACCGACACCGAAGCATATGGAAGATTTTGGACTGAAACATACCGCCCGTTCTATGGCAAAAGCTCAAAATGTTCCGCTTTTACCGGGTACCGAGCTTCTTGAAAATGTGCAGGAAGCATTGCGTGCCGCTCAAGAGATCGGCTATCCGGTCATGCTCAAAAGTACGGCCGGTGGCGGGGGAATCGGAATGCAGCTGTGCTACGGTGCCGAAGATCTTGAAAACGGTTTCGAATCGGTCGGCCGTCTCAGCAAGAGCAACTTTTCGCAAGGGGGGATCTACCTCGAAAAATTCGTAGCCTCTGCACGCCACATCGAGGTACAGATATTCGGTGACGGAAAAGGGGATGTGATCGCTTTGGGTGAGCGGGACTGCTCGCTTCAGCGCCGTAACCAAAAAGTGATCGAAGAGACACCGGCCCCAGGATTATCCGAAGAGGTTCGTGATGCATTACGCAGTGCAGCAGTCAATTTGGCCCGTTCGGCATCGTATAAATCGGCCGGAACAGTAGAGTTCGTCTACGATACGACGGAAGAAAAGTTCTATTTTCTGGAAGTGAATACAAGATTACAGGTCGAACACGGGGTAACCGAAGAGATATTCGGAGTAGATTTGGTCGAGTGGATGATACTTGAAGCTGCCGGAGAGCTGGGCGATGTGCTGAAAAAAAGCTATACGCCGAGCGGACACTCGATTCAGGTGAGGGTTTATGCGGAAGATCCGTTGAAAAACTTTCAACCGAGTTCGGGGGTACTCAGTGAAGTTGTTTTTTCGGAAAATATCCGATGCGAGACATGGATCGAGCGCGGGAGTGCCATTTCACCGTATTATGACCCGATGATTGCCAAATTGATCGTACACTCTTCCAGCCGTGACGAAGCAATCGAAGCGATGAAGAGCGCATTGAGCGAGACGACACTGTATGGGATCGTTACCAATATCGGATATTTGAAAAGTGTTCTGGACGAAGAGGTATTTGCAAAAGGGGAACAGACTACGAAATATCTGGGGACGCTCAATTATTCCCCTGCTATTGTCGAAGTGATCAAGCCGGGGACCCATACGACGGTTCAATCCGCACCGGGACGGATCGGTTACTGGGATATCGGTGTTCCCCCCTCGGGTCCTATGGACTCACTCTCGTTTCGTCTGGGGAACCGACTGCTAGGGAACGATGAAAAAGCACCCGGTTTGGAAATGACGGTAACGGGTTCGACGCTGAAGTTTCATTTTCCGACACGGATCGTGCTGACCGGAGCCGCGATGAAAGCTCAGCTCAACGGAGCGGAAGCGGCTTATTGGGAAACCATCGAAATTTCTGCAGGCGATATCCTGAAAATGGGGATTATCGAAGGAGCGGGCGCCCGTACCTATCTGCTTATTGACGGTGGATTTGACGTTCCCGAGTATCTGGGGAGTACGGCGACATTTACGCTGGGTGAATTCGGCGGCCATGCAGGGAGAATCCTGCAGATCGGCGATCAGCTCAGTACCCACCGATCCGATGAGAAAAAATTTCAGGCAGTCCTCGACGCCGCATTACGCCCGCAAATGGCCAAAGAGTGGAAAATCGGGGTGATTTACGGACCTCACGGAGCACCTGATTTTTTCAAAGAGGAGTACATTGAAACGTTTTTTGCTACCGATTGGGAGGTGCACTACAACTCCAACCGTACCGGAGTCCGGCTCATCGGTCCTAAACCGCTTTGGGCGCGGGAGGATGGAGGAGAAGCAGGATTGCATCCTTCCAATCTGCATGATAACGCTTATGCGATCGGTACGGTCGATTTTACCGGTGATATGCCGGTCATTTTAGGCCCTGACGGTCCCAGTCTGGGAGGGTTTGTCTGCCCGGTAACGATTGTGGGTGCGGAGCTGTGGAAAATGGGGCAGTTAGGCCCCAAAGACAGAGTCCGTTTCATTCCGATGACGTACGATGATGCCGTTAAGATGGAACGTGATTTAGAAGCGAAGATCGCAGGACTTGAGGGGACATTGCCATCTCTGCCGGCTCCGACCGTCACGAATCCGGTGGTAGCGGAAATCGCTGCCAACGATCGTCATGACGCGGTGAAAATACGGCTGTCGGGCGACCATTATATCCTGATCGAGTTCGGTCCGATGGAGCTTGATCTGACATTGCGTTTTCAGGTTCATGAACTGATGCGCCGGCTCAAAGCTGACAATGATGTCCGTTTGATCGATCTCACGCCGGGGATCCGCTCATTACAGATCCATTATGAGAGCCAAACACTCTCATTGACGGAACTATTGGAAAAAGTTAAGGGAGAACTTTCACGAATGCCGGCAACTCGGGATATCATCGTTCCGAGCCGTACGGTGTATCTTCCGTTGTCTTGGGATGACCCCTCAACGAAACTGGCGATCGAGAAATATATGCAGTCGGTACGTGACGATGCACCGTGGTGCCCGAGCAACATCGAATTCATCCGACGGATGAACGGTTTGAATGGCATCGAGGATGTCCAGAATATCCTTTTTGAAGCGGAATATCTGATCATGGGTCTCGGGGATGTTTATCTGGGTGCTCCGGTAGCGGTTCCCGTCGATCCGCGTCACCGTCTTGTGACGACCAAATACAATCCAGCCCGTACGTGGACACCGGAAAATGCGGTAGGAATCGGCGGAACGTATATGTGTGTTTACGGGATGGAAGGACCCGGCGGATATCAGTTCGTCGGACGGACGGTACAGATGTGGAACCGATATAAATCGACAACCGATTTTAAACTGGGCAAGCCGTGGCTATTGGAATTTTTCGACCGTATCCGATTCTATCCCGTCTCGCAGAATGAATTGGCACAAATGCGAAAAGATTTCATCAACGGGACGTTTTCATTGCGGATTGAAGAGGGAGAATTCTCCTTGGCAGAGTATCTCGAGTTTTTAGAGACGAACAGAGAATCGATCGATGCATTCAAAACAATCCAGCAAGAATCGTTCAACGCCGAACGCCAACGATGGGAGGCTTCAGGGATTTCGGCTTATGTCAGCGAAACACTCGAAACGGACGATGAGAGCGATTTCGCTGAAATTCCTGAGGGGTGCGAAGCGGTTTCGAGTTTTCTTTCCGGAAATGTATGGGAAATTTCGGTTAAAGCAGGGGACACAGTCCGTGAGGGGGATACGCTTGTGATTATCGAAGCGATGAAATCGGAAGTGATGATCGAGTCACCTGTTGCGGGGGAAGTGGTCGAAGTATTATGCGTACAGGGCGATACCGTTCATACGGGTCATACTCTTGTCATCATTAAAACAGAAGGTGTGTAA
- a CDS encoding DMT family transporter — MNSWILLALAILLEVAGTTSMKLSDGMQKIFPTVMIFIFYAMAFVLMPFVMKKIEMSTVYAIWTGAGTVMVTVIGIAYFSESSNPIKLASIALIAFGVVGLHFAERSSQGGLG, encoded by the coding sequence ATGAACAGCTGGATTTTACTGGCTCTGGCAATTTTATTAGAAGTTGCCGGGACGACATCAATGAAACTTTCAGACGGAATGCAAAAGATATTTCCTACGGTGATGATTTTCATTTTTTATGCGATGGCGTTTGTACTGATGCCGTTTGTGATGAAAAAAATTGAGATGAGTACGGTGTATGCGATCTGGACGGGTGCGGGGACGGTAATGGTGACAGTGATAGGGATTGCCTATTTCAGCGAATCTTCCAATCCGATCAAACTGGCCAGTATTGCATTGATCGCATTTGGAGTTGTTGGTCTGCATTTTGCCGAACGCAGTTCACAAGGAGGGTTAGGATGA